One Setaria italica strain Yugu1 chromosome II, Setaria_italica_v2.0, whole genome shotgun sequence DNA segment encodes these proteins:
- the LOC101753052 gene encoding uncharacterized protein LOC101753052, with translation MLPRPSQRSIFHLGEEGGYDHQGADDTTTRHQEGRLDHGRHRRKRDAVDDAGVGLQILVQHHHHTRAPSHSHIVLKQVVLPTAAARHRRGPCGSFLRACSLCLRELSPNKDVYMYRGDQGFCSEECRCQQMLRDEAREHEAMIKKERVRRGLPHHLRHGPRPAPVAAAIRGTPRRPVAVAF, from the exons ATGCTTCCGAGGCCAAGCCAGAGAAGCATCTTCCACCTCGGGGAGGAGGGTGGCTACGACCACCAAGGCGCCGACGATACTACTACTCGCCACCAGGAAGGGCGCCTAGACCATGGGCGGCACCGGCGAAAGCGAGACGCcgtcgacgacgccggcgtTGGGCTGCAGATCCTggtccagcaccaccaccacacgcGGGCGCCGTCGCACTCGCACATCGTCCTGAAGCAGGTGGTcctgccgacggcggcggcgcggcaccgCCGTGGGCCGTGCGGCAGCTTCTTGAGGGCCTGCTCCCTCTGCCTGAGGGAGCTCAGCCCCAACAAGGACGTGTACATGTACAG AGGTGACCAGGGATTCTGCAGCGAGGAGTGCCGGTGTCAGCAGATGTTGAGAGACGAGGCGAGGGAGCACGAGGCCATGATCAAGAAGGAGCGCGTGCGGCGAGGCTTGCCTCACCATCTCCGCCACgggccacggccggcgccggtggcggcggcgatccgCGGCACGCCGAGGAGACCAGTCGCGGTAGCCTTCTAG